GCTCcggtccaaaaaaaaaaaaccgaagaTTCCTCAGAATATACCCTCTCCAGGGCTCTCCCCGCTCGTCCCCTCTCTCATTAATGTCATTTAAACACGTCCCACCTAAACAGATAAGTCCCCACCCAGCAGTCCAGCAACCCCCTCCCCCCGCccctctccttctccctctctgtGGAATTATCCATAGCCATATTCGCCATAGACGCCACAGACATGAACTCTCCTACACTCTCCCTTGTCGACCAGGAGCAACTCGTTGAGAAGCTCCAAATATTCAAGATTCAAGGACGGGACAAGCGCGGCCATAAGCTCCTCCGCGTCATCGGCAAGTTCTTTCCCGGTTAGATCCCCCGCGCTATTATAGGAACTGATTGTCTtaatttatgtgtgtgtgtgtttttttttgttGTCTCAATTTTGGCTTACTGTGATGATCTGATCAGCTCGGCTCGTGAGCGTGGAAGCATTGAAGAAGTACCTGGAGGAGAAGATCTTCCCGGCGCTGGGAGATCGGCCGTTCTCGGTGGTGTACGTTCACACGGACGTTCAAAGGGCCGAGAATTTCCCTGGAATCTCCGCCCTACGATCAATCTACGAGTCGCTCCCGATCAAAGTCCGAGATCATCTCGAGGCTGTTTACTTCTTGCACCCGGGCCTTCAGGCCCGGCTCTTCTTCGCTACCTTCGGTCGTCTCCTTTTCAGCGGCAGGTAAAGAATTCAAGAAATTGTCTTTAATTGCCTTTGCCCCAGGCTCACTTTAGCACTTGTTTACTCCCAAATTCTAAAGGACGCCTCTGCGTCCTTATTGACCATGTTAACACACTCCGCTTCAAAGCGCGTGACCAATCCTCCCCTCGCTTCAATTCGAAGTTCCCAAGCGGTTTgagagagggggagggggggtgtTCTGCACTCGCTGTCAGCGCGTCGGAAAGTGACGGAAGTACTGTTAACTGAAATTCCAATTTTGTTAAGGGCTGCCATGCCCGTAACTCTTGGCGCAAGTTAGCGTCGGTGGTAACCGATAACCAGTTCATTTTTGTGCAGCTTGTACCGGAAGCTCAAATACGTGAACAGATTGGAGTTTCTGTGGGACCACGTTAGGAGGAACGAGATCGAGATGCCGGAGTTCGTGCACGATCACGACGAGGAGCTCGAGTACCGTCCGATGATGGACTACGGGTTGGAGAGCGATCATCCGAGAGTCTACGACGCCGCGCCGGCGGTAGATTCGCCGGTTTCTATGTATTCCATGAGGTGTATTGCCTAGATTAGGACGAGGATCGGCGCCGGTGCCGGAGAATTGGCCGTCGTCGTCCCGGCCGGCGAGCGGAATACCGTTGTGGACCTTTCTTCTGATTTTGTTGCGGGCGTCTGTTAGGGATTTCTGTTCATATTGTAAAAAGGTGTGCgcgtgaagaatgtaatttaggGAATTGCGCGTTAATTTATTGTTTAATTGTTTAAAATAGATAGATAGGGTTGGATCCAAGGAGGCGTAGGTTCGTGGCTGTGTGTTTCCGTCGTGGGCGGCATGCTCATTCTCAAGTCAATACCCTTTTGAATTTGGCCTTGTTGGATggatgaatttaaattttaatgtttgggatttaaaaattttatgttcaAATTCTAAAGCGGTAACAAAGTAGATTAGTTTGGATAAGTTCTTTGATAATTTAGGAGAATTATTGGATAAATTAAATTATGCAATATGTTTCGGCATAACAAAATGAAAGATATGGTAAGGATATCAGTCACTCCTAAGAGTTAAGAGGGTAGGAATAAAACTTAAAATGACATAAAATGATGATAGCTCTTAAATTActggagaaaattatttataattattaaatgcATGGAGGAGAATGAAACTTAAATTAGTTAATGAGACACATAATAAAGTGTACAAATATGAACATATTACTAACCTTGCTCATTGATATCATAAGTGCAATTTAGAAATgatttttttatattcttttactaaataatttattaattataattaatattattacaCTTAACGTAAAAACTTATCGTTAAAATATTAAGTACTTTTTTAAACTTACAACTAAAACATGTTAACAATTGTTACAGGACAATAATAAAAGTCTCATCTTAAATgtttaatacattattttgttccCACCTGCGtaatttcttaattaaaaaaaatactaataagtGATAGATTTGTTTATTAATAATTGAAAAGCTCGTTTTGTGTAAGCATTTATTGTGCCTTGTGGGCACCTATTAGAAATCATTAGCCCTTTTCTAATTCTAAGTAAAATttattagctttttttttttttaaataatacaaTTGATAATTTGTGCATATGAAATTTGttgcataattttttattatctaaaatTAAGTAAAAATATCAATGAAAGAAGTGTATATAAAATGACAAAATAAAATGATGTGATAAGGACATACTGACTCGCAAGAATTAAAAGGATAGGAATAAActtaaaatgactaaaatgatgtgataaggatttaatagtttttaaattattgaaaaaaattattcACAATTGTGTGTAAATTGATAAGAAGAATATATTCAATTTTATTAGTATTCTCTATTATCTTATTTTAAACATTATATGTTTTAGCTTCAATTGGTAAAAATAAGTTAATTCAGTGGATGCTCCGAGTATTATCTTTGATCATTCTTATGGTGTTTATCGCAACACCATAAGAAGGGATGAGTAAAACTTTTAATAGATTCATACTCTTAATTGGCTTACTTAGATGAAGGTTGGCTTTCCATGAGGTTGGGGAAAATTTTTAGAACACTCATTATTTATTTGGGCAAAGCCCTCaattgaataaatatattaacttGAGAACATGAATCCAATTTCATAGTTAGAGTGTGTGGGTGTGTATTTGATAACtgatatgaaatatatgaatCTAAGTTCGAAAACATTTATTTACTTAGATTCTATCTTCTCGCGTGATTCTCATTCAAACATAAAAAATATTAGAATTGATGCATTCTACTTTACTCAAGAAACTTGTTATGATTACCTTTATATACATATACCTTTATATATCTATccatatgtctatatatatatatatataaactactaggagattgttagagcaaacataaaaaatatgatttaaaattttttgctcCCATATTACTTTGGAGAATAATATGATTTGGTGTAAACAATAGAtttgattttataattttataaaataaaaattatttacttaatttataataaatataacaATCTTATTAGTAAAAAGAACTAACAAGTGGCATCTAAAGTGTCATGCTAATAATGTCTAGACCTAAACAGGAAAGTTAAAgaaaatattgaattgaattgaaagaAATTACACGGCAAATCATAGCAATCATAGTTATAGCCCCAAATTTTGTACTCAATACAACCTctaaaattataactataattGACATTTTTATGCTTTTATGTTTAATAAGTAGATTATCAAATGTTCtcaatttaattattttgatTGAAATCATTCATCATATGGATTCGATATGATCATATCTAAGTCAATATAATATTAGTAAGATAAATAAATCTTAATATAACTATGCCATGTGATCTAATCTTAAATTTACAACTAAAACATTGGATTTATAGTGGGGATTCCtaatatttttgtttaaaatAAGTGTACAAATATGAACATATTACTAACCTTGCTCATTGATATCATAAGTgcaatttaaaaatgatttttttatattctttttctaaataatttattaattataattaatattattacaCTTAACATAAAAACTTATCGTAAAAATATTAAATACTCTTTTTAAACTTACAACTAAAACATATTAACAATTGTTACAGAGACAATAATAAATGTCTCATCTTAAAAAATATTCTTATGTTTAATACATTATATTGATCCTACCTGCGtaatttcttaattaaaaaaaatactaataaccAATAGATTTGCTTATTAATATTTGAAAAGCTCGTTTTGTGTAAGCATTTATTGTGCTTTGTGGGCACCTATTAGAAATCATTAGCCCTTTTCTAATTCTAAGTAAAatttatttgctttttttttttaaataatacaaTTGATAATTtgtgcatatgaaatttattgcataattttttattatctaaaatTAAGTTAAAAATATCAATGAAAGAAATTTGTTGATGTGTATATAAAATGACAATAACTTTTTCTAAGATTTGACAAAATGATAGTTTGGCATGACAAATATCGAAAATTAGTTGACTTTTCTTTTACAAAGactagtaatttttttttatgagaaaATAAATACGAATGCAAATATTTTAATGACAACATTTCTGCGTTCAAAAATTAAAGTTATAATTTTGAACAAATTTCTCAATGAATACAATAATCCCATTTGAGAGAGCATTGCAGCTGTCAATACATCAACACCATAATGGCACTCTAATTGTAATATTGCAGCTATGATATTACTCGTTGACGAGCTCAATTATATCAAAAAgtaaaatttgtaaaaataaatgctaaaagtagagttaaaagaataaattaaaaaataaatatatttgtagaagatgaAATAAGCGTGGGACAACTCAAATGGTTGAGGTATGTCAAATAGTATATTAGTGATAAGGATCGAGTGAGTGAGTTACTAGGAGGTGCGGATAGGGATAGGGATAAGGGTAAACCAAGAATAACTTGAAATGATATAATAAGGTAAGGATAAACCAAAATGacttggaatgagataatgaacaaaaatttaataGCTCTGAATTTATCGAAAAAATTATGCACGTGTAACTTGGCGCAAATGGATTCCTGTAACTCCCCTACCTAGTGTAACTTAAAACTTGATTTGTTGTTATTTGCATCTCCTCTCAAGTTTAAAAAGAaatgttgtgattgttgatgtcAATTGCATTTAGCCTTGGGTTCTAAGGCTTGAGGGAGATATCATCGGTGTCTCCATGATCTTGCTCATGAGATGCAAGACTGGCATCCTTGCTGAAGATTTAACATACTAGCATCAAGCATCGCTTCTAAGTTCTAAGCATTTCTAACAACCCAAAACCCATCCACCACGACTGCCACAAGCATTCTAGCTTTTCAACTCCTAAATAGTTACCCTTATCCCTATCtgctaggggtgagcaaatggtcggtttggccaaattcggttaattaaccgaataaCTTGAAATGATATAATAAGGTAAGGGTAAACCAAAATGACTTGGTATGAGataatgaacaaaaatttaataGCTCTGAATTTATCGAAAAAATTAGGCACGTGTAACTTGGCGCAAATGGATTCATGTAACTCCCTTACCTAGTGTAACTTGATTTGTTGTTATTTGCATCTCCTCTCAAGTTTAAAAAGAaatgttgtgattgttgatgtcAATTGCATTTAGCCTTGGGTTCTAAGGCTTGAGGGAGATATCATCGGTGTCTCCATGATCTTGCTCATGAGATGCAAGACTGGCATCCTTGCTGGAAGATTTAACATACTAGCATCAAGCATCGCTTCTAAGCATTTCTAACAATCCAAAACCCATCCACCACGACTGCCACAAGCATTCTAGCTTTTCAACTCCTAAATAGTTACCaaaggcctttttttttttttctattggaTAATTCCTGGTGACCCAGGCCCTCCCGACCTAAGCGATTGGGCAAATCCGGGGCGGAGGAGCCACCCTTAATTTCCCAATCTTCACTGGGTGAGTAGGGCAGGGTTGAACCCTCAGCAGCATCGACATGGGTCTCATGCCTTGCAACTGAGGCAGCAATAGTGGTCTTCAAGGCATTACTTATCAGTCATAGAAAGTCTTTTCCAAAGTAGTGGTTGAAAAATGGCAAGGTCACTGTAAAAAATACTCACATGCACCTGATCTTATGAGCAACATGCAACCAAAGTAACCCTTCGTATAAGATTGAACCAAAAAAAATGTATTGCAATACTAATGGTTGTTTATCACTAGACCATCAATTTTAACCAACACCATATCTATCCCTGTCTACAGTATAAACTCCATGATTCAATCAAACTGCACTCAGCCCATAACCTGAACCTAAAGATGTCACTGgctaaaaaaattggaaatttgaataaatactcaGTGGCAGAAGACACAATCACCATaatacaataacaataacaacaacaacaaaaccaagccctaagtctcactaggtgaggtcagctacatgaatccttttccgctaaTTTATGTGAGATCACGGACAATTTCTTTCGACAAATtcagagctattaaatccttactcactatatcattcaaagttattttaggtctacccctactcctTCTACTATCCCTCACAACAACTCATTCTTTCTCATTGACGCACTATGTGGCtacattgcaagtgcccaaaACATTTGAGTcatccctcctttatcttatcttcaagaaaagctatgcctaacttactacaaatatattcatttttttaagTTATTTTTCAATGCTATATCATTCATCTATCTAAgaattctcatctcaacaactttcactttttggatatgttatttcttaATAGCCTagcattctgatccatatagaatactcttatagtcatcctataaacctttcttttaaattttaagcatattctatgatcacaaaacatatttgaagtactcctccattttactcaacctaCTTTAACCCTATGTATTACATCctctcaatttctcctttagcttgcataataggtCCAAcatatcgaaatctacaagtgctatttatttctatatcatcaagtttaattgtctccaatattcctcataCTATTATTgaaatcacatttcatatattctgtcttatttctacttaacTTAAAGTCTTCAGATTCTAAGACTTTTCTCTATAATTTTAACTTAACCTCTACTCcacccctaatttcatcaatcaatacaaatatcatctacaaataacatataccatggaacctcattttggatacccTTAAtcagttgatccatcactaaagcaaaaaggaTAAGGGTTCAAGCAAATTCTTACACTAGTCaatactccatcgtacatatccttaataacatcaatatacctactacatacatgctttttttttaaaactcaccatagaactttcttaggtaccctatcatatgttttctctaaatcaataaataccatatgcaaatccctcttcttttccctaaacttttccattaatcttcttaaaagatatatagtttCTGTAGAAGATCTCCCAATCATAAAATAATTGAAATAGTGCTTAGTTGCATtaaacataatttaaaaaaaaaaaaaaaaaaatgcaagctCAAATAAGTCGAAATCAAGCCAAAAGGAAACCTCGAGAGAATAGTTAGGTTGCAATTGCTCACATAAAGAATCAGGGCAAATAGACCAACAAGTACTCTAGCATTAGGCCACATGCTCCAAAGCAGAACATTCTTGTAATTTTGTATTTTAACAAAGTTTGGTACATTCTAGGCTAATTAATAAATGCATAGACTGGAGatataaaattttatgtcataGGATTCAAACATATAAAACTTCTACAAGTCGAAAGCAACTATATAAATAACGAAAAACTAAAgatacaaaccatggattgggcAGCATAAAGAAATAACAACCACAAAGATAATTCACTCAGCCATGCCTTTGGCTTCAACACTCTTTCCACCATTGGTATCTCCATTGTTCACAACACGTAAATCAGGATAATTGCGGTGGTTCAAGGAATGCAACCAAAGAGCGACAACTCCTTCCTTATGTTCTGTAGATGCAATGTGAGAGTATATGTACTTCATTTTAAAGTCCTCTGCCTCTTCTTCATAAGCTTTCATAGACAATTCTTCATGACTTTCTTTCCACTTCTGGTTATATGATGTGAAAAGGCATTCATCCAAGTACAAGCCAACCTCAGGAGCAGTAGGCACATTAATATTAATGTCCCTGAAAGTTGTAAGCAAGTGATTAAAAAACACCTACACTTCAAATAACAATCCACCCAGAACAAAGTAACAAAAGGACTTACTTTTGCAAAGCTGTTTCCAACAACGACTCTGGGGCACAATTCCTCATGATAGCTACAGCAAGCCCAATCATCTTCCTAATCTGGTGAAGCATAAAGCTCTGCCCTACAACCTCACACTTGACAAATTCAATGCCTTTGACAGTAACTGTGGTGCTAGCATCGAATGACACGATGAAACGATGGGCTGAGGGATCCTCTGCTTTTGTCCTGGTTGTGAAGTTATGGAAGTTGTGTGTCCCCAAATAATGCTTCAGAATTCTAttgaatctctccttctctttctcacCATAACAAAATCCACTTCCCTTCACGGTCTTCTCCATCCTCTTGTCATCTAAATCAAGATCAACTTCAACATTATCTTCGCTAATCGCAGACTCGACATGCAAGCCATCTCCAGTCCCATTTTTGGCAGAGACACCAGCCTCGTTTCTGGGCTCCAAATAAACATTAGCATTCCCATTCTCCATTACAGTTTTAGATTCCCTCACACATTCAGAATGCAGATTATTGCCCTTGTCTGAATAAACTGCGGCCTCCTCAACTCTAGCATCCAATGTAGCAGGTCCATCGTTCGACAAAATGCCAGACTGAACAACAGTTTCATTAGTCTCATTTGCCGGCTCAGAATGAGGAGTAGCAtccccattatcatatataaTCTTCGGCTCCCCTAAAGATTCAGTATGTAAATTATCCAAGACCACAGACTCTTCAACTCTAGCATCCAACCTAGCAGCTCCACTGTTCGACGAAATGCCTGACTCAACAACAGTTTCAGAACCCCGCCTACCCATTACACCTACGACTTTACGTCCCCTCTCGGAGCACTCCAGACACTTAACAAGCTCGCCATCAGAACCCAAGCTAGCCAACACACTCTCTCTATCGCGATGCGAAGAAGGGTCCAAAGCAAACACGGGTATCAGATACACATACCTCCGCCGATCACAAAACTTCTTAGCATTAAAGGACGCCGTCACGCGCTTGTACCCGAAGATGCGAATCTGGAGAGGGAGGTTGGAGTTGAGACGGTCGACGAGGCCAGGTGGGTCGATGTAGAACCGGCCAGAGACTACCTGGCCGACGGCGCTCACGCCCTTGTCAGTACGAGCCGAACGGGCCCAGTCGAACCGCTTGGGGTTCCCGCGATCCGGTTCGGGGACGGCCCCGGAGAGAAAGAGGGCTTCTTCGAGGTCGCCTTCGATGGTCTTGGCTCCGGGGTTCTTCTGCATGCCTTGGTAGCCTACGCCGCAGTAGGCGAAGAAGATGGCAATCTTGCGGCGCTTGTACCTTCGTTTCTTGTCCGCAGTGGGTTCTGTTGCGGCGGCGGAGCAATCCTCCTCGTCGGATGTGGTGGTGGTGGACATTTTGAGCTTCTTGGGGTCTGGTTCGTGTGTGGGCGAAAGAGGATTTTCCATATTTAGGAGATTAGCGATAGAGAAATTATGTCTGAACGGATCAAGGTGTCCATTTGATATACAGTACGTTGCAGACCGGGAACTTGGGGTTGTACCCCATTAAAACCCTAGAAGATGCAACAAGGCCGGGAAATGAGCATGTACGGATCAAAACGAGAAAACGATGTCGTCCCGAAGGTCGTTACGAAACAGTTacattataaatttataattgcTTATGAGCTCGTTGGCCTGGACAAAAAACATTTTATTTTCTCCCATGAATATGGATGAATGAATTTTTAagtttgaaatttatattttttaaattaaaataaattatattaaattttacctaaatttatatgaatttaaatcttaagcctaatttaaattttaagttagATGGAAGTTGTGTCTGCATTCTGAACTTTACCTGATCAGTGAAACCTTATGAGAGGATGCTGATCTGTAGGTTTTGTGTCGCACTAGGGttcgaagggcttgttggtggctgaagtttcaatgtaataataaaaaaaaaaaaaacaaatcttagttttaaaatttaaatttatataaactttaatgaaattcaacaaaattttgtattatatagttttttaattttcataaatacaaATTTCTCAAGTACAATAATCAAGATTGCAACTTCAAACACTTTGTAAAAATTGAATTGTATTTTTTAAGTGTTTGATTatgatttatttgttttatttattcttttaccattgataattaaaaaaaataattaataaaaccTAGTAGAAATGTCATTAATAAAGTTGCTTTTGAGTTTGTTCTTTTGCTAGTAAATTTGATAAACTTAAGATAGTGTGGTTTATTTAGGCTGGATAATGAAAAATATTGCTAATATTTTTATTGGTTGCAAGATTTGGAGATTCAAGTGGCGTctgattttaaaattaaaatttgacgtgacttaaatatcataattctagATAGCAAAGAATTTAAATGCTTCTCATAATATATTTATGGTgacattttattttgaaaatttattttataactaaattatttctatttcttttttgttCAATTTGTGTTAATCCTCATAACGTGTTCAT
The sequence above is a segment of the Malania oleifera isolate guangnan ecotype guangnan chromosome 8, ASM2987363v1, whole genome shotgun sequence genome. Coding sequences within it:
- the LOC131162151 gene encoding uncharacterized protein LOC131162151 encodes the protein MNSPTLSLVDQEQLVEKLQIFKIQGRDKRGHKLLRVIGKFFPARLVSVEALKKYLEEKIFPALGDRPFSVVYVHTDVQRAENFPGISALRSIYESLPIKVRDHLEAVYFLHPGLQARLFFATFGRLLFSGSLYRKLKYVNRLEFLWDHVRRNEIEMPEFVHDHDEELEYRPMMDYGLESDHPRVYDAAPAVDSPVSMYSMRCIA
- the LOC131162152 gene encoding uncharacterized protein LOC131162152; its protein translation is MENPLSPTHEPDPKKLKMSTTTTSDEEDCSAAATEPTADKKRRYKRRKIAIFFAYCGVGYQGMQKNPGAKTIEGDLEEALFLSGAVPEPDRGNPKRFDWARSARTDKGVSAVGQVVSGRFYIDPPGLVDRLNSNLPLQIRIFGYKRVTASFNAKKFCDRRRYVYLIPVFALDPSSHRDRESVLASLGSDGELVKCLECSERGRKVVGVMGRRGSETVVESGISSNSGAARLDARVEESVVLDNLHTESLGEPKIIYDNGDATPHSEPANETNETVVQSGILSNDGPATLDARVEEAAVYSDKGNNLHSECVRESKTVMENGNANVYLEPRNEAGVSAKNGTGDGLHVESAISEDNVEVDLDLDDKRMEKTVKGSGFCYGEKEKERFNRILKHYLGTHNFHNFTTRTKAEDPSAHRFIVSFDASTTVTVKGIEFVKCEVVGQSFMLHQIRKMIGLAVAIMRNCAPESLLETALQKDININVPTAPEVGLYLDECLFTSYNQKWKESHEELSMKAYEEEAEDFKMKYIYSHIASTEHKEGVVALWLHSLNHRNYPDLRVVNNGDTNGGKSVEAKGMAE